The Anabas testudineus chromosome 1, fAnaTes1.2, whole genome shotgun sequence genomic sequence ACTCATGTTTAGTTTAAAAGTATTAAGTACTGACTTTAAAGTGGTTTGTGTGTCGTACCTCAGCAATGCTATTGTGGGCAGTTTCAAGCTGCATTTCTAGCTCATGTGAACGCTGCTTCTGCCGATTCAGCTCTGccctgaaagaaacaaaacaataagaGCCAACCAACCTTGCACagataacaaaaataacacatttataaaGCTTTGTTTTCAAGTGTTCTGGCACATTTTCCAGTATATTTCCAATACAAGTCAGCATAGCACAGCTGTCGCTGAGGGCAATACAACTTCAAGTGGTAAGTCAATTTTTGTTTCAACTGTTATCAGAATCTTTGGTGCTCCACCTTTCTGTTGCTTAGTCTTTGATTCAGTCTTTGTGATAAAAGATTGCTTGGGCAGTGATGCATGTTTGGGAAGAAGattcttttctttgcatttttttttaaatatcactaTTCGTATGGCATTTTAAATAGctattaaacattaataatttCACTCAGTCTCAACCAGTTGTCAGTTACTCACAAGTTTCCATTAGACTGTTTGTCACTTTTCAGTGTTTACTTAACCAGAAAATATTTGCTTAGGTTTCTATCTCTTTTTTACCAACGTGCTacttcaaagaaaaaaagaaggtaAAACCATACTGACAAATTTTATTAGAGTAAGAATCTACTATTATATTCTATAAGAATCTAAACTTATATCATTTTAGCCCCAAAGCCACTTTCTCAGCTTATATTTCtattcttcctttctctttatTACCATTCCACCTGCTTTTACAGATTCTTACTTGAGGCCTGTGATTTTACTCTCAAAGGCCTGAACCAGATTCTTGGCCTCTTCCTTCCAGCGCTGAGTGCTTTTCTGCTGCGCTGTAAGGAGCCGAGTCAGATCAGCGCTGGAGCTTCGGCTGCTCTCTTCTAGCTCCCTCACACGCGCATCGAGTCCCTGTTCCTTCAGGCTGTACTCCTGCTCCATCTGTGACACCTGGTGGAGGGCAGAGTAGTGAGGAGGTTAGCAGACACAGAGTTGGTCTGAAATAGGTAATAGAAATTTAGTCAGAGGACTCGCATATCACAGCTTTTAAGTCTACATTACATTGTcataacacatactgtaatttaataCGGTTATATAAGCTAAACCTGTGtgaaatatataatttatttcccctttttttctatatttgcCAACTATCCCACCTCTTTGCATGCAAGTTTCTAAACATCCTTTTCAGTAATAGCTTTCCAGCTGTTAATCAGAATGGTTGTTTGGCGAACACTTCAGgctaaacaaatacatttctcttTCCCTACTGCTTTCATTTTTGCCCTACTCTTGTTAAAGGGGCACTCCACTGATTTAACACATAAAGCTCCGTTTATTTATGGTGACGAGAACTACTGAGCCAGTGAAAACGGTTATACAATGTCTCCTGAGGCTTTAGAGGGAGTCTGAGAAAATAACACTGATGTTGTCACCACAGATATCTCAGCTTGGGCTTGGAGACAACAAATTTATAACAGAAATCCTGTATTGCAAACTGATGGTATGGAGTTTTAAATGATGTGGGTACTTTCCCagtgggattaataaagttctttGCATCTTCAAAAACATAACACGCAGGGAGGGTTTCATGAAAGATCATATCAAGTTGTATTTTGAGAACTGGTCTCTGCTGCACAGATTCTGATCATTTGTTCTACCCATGAGTTatttttccttcctttattttcaAGCGGATGGTGATATCTGACTGTCAgctgttaaaacactttggTTGAGATCTAATATATTTCAACAACTTTTGGAAAGAACTTTTGTACAGGATCAATCATTCTGACTGTGCTGATCTGCTGATTTAACCTCCAATGGCATTGGCATTTTTTGCTTTTAGTGAAATATCTCAGATGGATTTTTGATGACATTTAAGGTAGCCAGAGCATATAGCCTAATAACTTTGGTGATCCCCTCTAACACCACCATGTAGTTTCTGCTTTTAAGTGTCCTTGACTTCTCTAACACAACCATGTGGGAGACATTAGTCACATTTTTTCCCCTTAAAAATGACTAACCCTTGAATAACACTTTAAATCAGGAAGCTTTCAGCACCCCACTGATCAGGTGAGAGTATGTCTAGCAAGCACATGTTTTCACTCGTGAAAATATGTTCTCTTCTACGTGTGTGTGCTCGAAGTTTGCGATTTTAGAAGTGTTTGCGAGCACTATTCTAAGACTTATGCCATTACAGAAAGCATAGCACGAGCAGCACATTATTAgggtaacagcagcagctttggtCCTAAGTGTGTGTCTCCACAGGAGGCAGTTGTGTCCAATACAAAGTGTTGGTCACATGCATTTTTGAAGCATGTGACCTTAGAGCCCAGTGCACAATCCTACAAGCCTAGAAATACATGCTGGGTTACATTTATATGCATATAGCGCTAGTGATACACAGTTGACATGTTAACAGTGCAGACATGGCACCACTATTGTTTTGAAGTATTTCCTTGAGGTTCTCCACCTTAATTACTAGAATAGCCCTGTAGCACAGCTTGTGTAGTTGCATATATTGCCCTGCAGGTCACTTCATTTCAACAAACCTGTTGTTTGGCCTTCTTCTGGACCAGCAAAGTGGCCTTGCGCAGCTCATCCATCTCCCTGCGGAGCTGCAagttttcctgctgcagctggaggcGCTCCTCGCTGATGCTGACACAGTCATCTCGAGCGGAAGCCAGAGAGCCCTGCAGGCGCCGCACTTCCTCCTGACACCGGGACAGCTCCTCATTGTAGCTACAGATGGATCAGGAGATAAGGGAGAAGAGGACAAAGTGTTGTTTGAAGCACGCCAGCATATGAGAAGGAACAGATGAAGCATAGAAAGATTAACCTCCTGTCTATAAGGCTAAGTAGTAACTATCCCACTTACTCCATCTCcatctttttcagttttttctggGTGCTTTGTAGAGTGAGGCTCAAGTCTTCCTTCATTCTCTCTGCATCTAGACACCTCTGATGAAGGACATCAATCTTCCTGAACTCTGGTTCTGCCCTGCCCTCCTTATACaccttacaaaaaaaaaaaaagaagaaaccactACAGGcagcattaaaacaaaaagcagcattgCCTCCACTCCTTCACTGTCAGAACTCTGGACTAGCAGCTTCTTTCATTCTGTGGCTCTAATATATACTTCCATATATACCTTCTCCAATTCCTCCTCTACTGCTTTTCTCTCTCGCAGGGACCTTTCAATCTGAGACTCTTTATCTGCACACTCCTAGAGCGAGGTGGAAGAAGGGTTGAAGACGATGAAAAAGACCAGTAGACAGGCAGAGGCTGAAAAAAGGATTTAGTGTGATTTTGAAACAAATTTGTCCTTAGCAGGGACAGGTTCTTACCAGCTGCAGTGCAGACAGCTCCTCAGCCATACGATGGATTTGAACATTGCACTGCTTACGCACATTTTCCACCTGTTAAGATAAAGTCATGCAGCTCAGATATCGGTGTCTGAGGAGTGTAATGGGTTGGCATTGTTCTTTCCTTTAGACATTAACTTTTATTAGACACAAGAGAAGATACTTAAAGTGAAGGGAAGACTTCTCACCAGCTTACGTTTAAAAGTTAAGTctaaacatttttgaaaaaaataagtCACATGTATCAACAGACGTCTGCTGCGACTGTGCTTAGTCTGACTTCTggcaaaaacacataaaatgatCAAAATCACGCAAATTAGCAGCCCACGCCTCTGAGGCTGTAAAGATTTTCTAGCTTGGACCATTTTGTTGCAATAAAGTTTTCCAATGTGTCAGGCAggcatttgcatttatttggggaaacagaaaaagcagaGCGATAGAGAAAATGGTAATCATGTGTGAAAAGCAATAAATGCCTGTGAAATAGCACAGCGAGAACTGAATGTAGGATGATGAAATTAAAGGTCAAGATGCAAATAAACATCTAGCATTAACTTAATGTAATGTATTCACTAAGTTGAATACTCAGTGATAATAACTGATTTGCATTCTCTGCctagacagaaaaaaaaatagagggACAAAGGTTTTGAAAGGGAACACAAGAAAATACTACTACAGCAACATGACAGAGAGACCTCAGTAACATTCCCATGATAGTACCGTAGAGTCCTGCTGTGGTTTTCTAAAcagctgtgtctctctgtctgtcccctcatttcctgtcactTGATTTGCTCTTCGCATATGCAAAATGCAGCTACTTCCTGAATGATTAGGTTTATGGCAAAATTATTGTAGTAAGGCAACAACAAATTGCTTCTAACGTCTTATTGGCATATAAAAGTATATCTGCGTAGGTAGTATGGATGAGGCAGTGGCAGTGACCCTTCTCCTGTCCACTTTAAATATGATGCCGAATGCTTTCCCaaacagtaatattaataatattataatattgggcatacaaaaaaaaaaggttgttctCAAAGatgtgcacaaaataaaaactatttatttacaGGACTTTTTAAAAAGGACCATCTGGATTGTCTTAGTTACAAAAACGCAACAATTAAACTCAATGTTTAGCTAAAACCTGTGTTAGCATGTTATTGTTACACTTTACTGCCACCAACTGTCTATCAGAGTGATCGGGCAAAAGCGTCAACAGGACTGCTTATCATATGAATTAACGCATTTACAGAGGACAGTAACCAAACAGGGGGCCACTCTTAGGTATACTGCTCCCTAGCACCACAAGTGGTCAGACCTCCACAGAGCATCCTTATACTGTAGATATCTGAATAGTGGATAACTATGGACAAacctttattttctgtctgactgATCCCTAAATCCTTAGGCAGGTCTGAGATCTGACTACTAACGTAAGCAGTTTTGGGATTAATTCTTCATTACCCATACTTATCTCAACACTAAGTGACTTTAAGCtaagatgagaaagagagagagagagaagattaAGGGGAAAGATGACTCACCTTTGCTGTAAAGTTTAACCTCAGCCTCAACCTCTAACTTCATGAGGAAATTACTTAGAAGGTAGAGAAGCAAATCCACAGAAAGGCCCACAAATATGAAAAGTCTAATGCATCTTTAAAATGCCATCAACTTGTAAAGGCCATCCAGATACTAAGATGACAACTGGAGCTGCAGTCATACTAGGCCTCATTAACAGGATTAAACAGCTGAAGGGTTTGATGAAAAAGACCCATTAATATAACATTAATCACCATGTCTCCTACCGTGGTTATACAAGGCAAATGAGTGAGGCTTTGCTTTTgcattagttaaaaaaaaaaaaaaaaaaaaaaacagagagagctggagaaacTACTTACATGTAAAAGgtataaaacaaaaagtctgcagcttctgtcatttttatgtaaatatataaaatataaaaagttagCACCACATGATTTAACATCACTCAAAAAAAATGAGTCATTTATTAACTGGTAGTTGAAAAGCAGATtttactcacacacagagaggcacacaaaaacagcacagcagttCTTGCCCAGGAAGTCATTAAACTGCCTACCTCTTTCCTGGTGCGGACTGCAGCATCCTGGATCAACTGTTTGATGGCCTCCTTtgtcttctccagctcctctattctctgtttctctcttaaCAGGGCCTGAAGGGAGAAGccaaagacagacacagttcCACATTTCAGTTGTTGGTGCTGAAACGGGTGTCGAGACTTGTCAGAGgaacacaacaaactgtgatgAAAGCTTGAccagtggaaaagaaagaaaacggGGAAACAATCGAGCAAGAGAGGGGAAAGATAAGAGTGACTTTTAGTCACCTGATCCTTCTGCAATGCAGCCTCCTCTGCCATCTGAACACTCTCTCTGACTTTGGCCAGGGCCTCGTACTTCTCCTCTTCTAGGGTGGTGCAACGAGCCTGGAGTTCCCCCACCTTCCTCTCCCACACAGTTTGCTCTCTGCGAACTGCCTCTGCCTCCTGAGATGCAGCTTTTAGCCTGGCAATAGAAAAAAGGAGTGAGAACATACAGCAGCTGGAAAGACAGGGAACTGACTCTATACCTCTGGGCTAACAGCACTACCTCCAAACTTTAacaagctcttttttttttcaaattgatGTTGATTGTTGTGCCGGGCCGCtactaaatatttatattttttagtcCATTTGAGAAATAGAATGTGTAATTGCTAGCACATGCTGAGATTTTTCAATTTCACAATGACAAATTTATACAATTATGTCACATTGATGAGAATTCCACAATACTGACTACATTTCATATATGATTAAAATGCTTGCCAAGGTCAGAGCGAAGGTGGAAAAGTGATTACaggtgaagcagcagagaaataCATGTTTACCTGGCTTCTAGCTGGCTCAGGGCTGCTTGAAGCTGCTGGAGCCTTCTGTCTGCTGCGTCCTCTCGGCCCTGAGCCTCAGCAACATCTTcctcctaaacacacacagtacacgcGTCGTATCAGATCAGCGTTGCCTGAAAAGGGCATTTTCATGAGAGATTAAGGCCACATGTTGTCCTCAAACTCTGCTCCAGCTACCCTAGccccctgtctctctgtctccactcTGTGCAAAGCCCCTCATGTATGATTCATCACCGAATTAGACaaaataagaagctgcaaaacttactaatcaaacagaaatcattgaaattctctgattgattagaaaaactattttaaagttgttttttttttttttatcaaagccACATATTGAAATTCACTTGTTTAAAATACTATCAAAAATAAGGTCAAATGGTGGGTACTACAGCTCAGAACCcaaactatattttatattgatttATGGAATCATGTAC encodes the following:
- the sclt1 gene encoding sodium channel and clathrin linker 1 isoform X2 — translated: MDAEVEFLRDQVRRLNSALSQYQHGNGTQSTSSQAEGVRHTESPPPWISDRSVMAPLIAEYDRHMDEMTEQLQRYQALMTDVKVKLDRVVMENERLHAELRESVEKQLHALPVASGIESSTLEEEAVIKNLQEQLQLSEQERLQTMELWQTAAQELDRLQQVYQKTISDRQMHDTERQQLKDQLVQFQQHTHKLQLANQKLESTNQQLLKTVTEQSTEMEELHSQLRQTKAELRTATAKVEEMTKLLQNVQDQMQRREEDVAEAQGREDAADRRLQQLQAALSQLEARLKAASQEAEAVRREQTVWERKVGELQARCTTLEEEKYEALAKVRESVQMAEEAALQKDQALLREKQRIEELEKTKEAIKQLIQDAAVRTRKEVENVRKQCNVQIHRMAEELSALQLECADKESQIERSLRERKAVEEELEKVYKEGRAEPEFRKIDVLHQRCLDAERMKEDLSLTLQSTQKKLKKMEMDYNEELSRCQEEVRRLQGSLASARDDCVSISEERLQLQQENLQLRREMDELRKATLLVQKKAKQQVSQMEQEYSLKEQGLDARVRELEESSRSSSADLTRLLTAQQKSTQRWKEEAKNLVQAFESKITGLKAELNRQKQRSHELEMQLETAHNSIAEYERQLAEYQEKTSRLQRRLTQAEQRATTATQQLTTLASQRRKTAVVDPETL
- the sclt1 gene encoding sodium channel and clathrin linker 1 isoform X1 — its product is MLAEIDLRYLLAASVNHSLSMDAEVEFLRDQVRRLNSALSQYQHGNGTQSTSSQAEGVRHTESPPPWISDRSVMAPLIAEYDRHMDEMTEQLQRYQALMTDVKVKLDRVVMENERLHAELRESVEKQLHALPVASGIESSTLEEEAVIKNLQEQLQLSEQERLQTMELWQTAAQELDRLQQVYQKTISDRQMHDTERQQLKDQLVQFQQHTHKLQLANQKLESTNQQLLKTVTEQSTEMEELHSQLRQTKAELRTATAKVEEMTKLLQNVQDQMQRREEDVAEAQGREDAADRRLQQLQAALSQLEARLKAASQEAEAVRREQTVWERKVGELQARCTTLEEEKYEALAKVRESVQMAEEAALQKDQALLREKQRIEELEKTKEAIKQLIQDAAVRTRKEVENVRKQCNVQIHRMAEELSALQLECADKESQIERSLRERKAVEEELEKVYKEGRAEPEFRKIDVLHQRCLDAERMKEDLSLTLQSTQKKLKKMEMDYNEELSRCQEEVRRLQGSLASARDDCVSISEERLQLQQENLQLRREMDELRKATLLVQKKAKQQVSQMEQEYSLKEQGLDARVRELEESSRSSSADLTRLLTAQQKSTQRWKEEAKNLVQAFESKITGLKAELNRQKQRSHELEMQLETAHNSIAEYERQLAEYQEKTSRLQRRLTQAEQRATTATQQLTTLASQRRKTAVVDPETL